A genome region from Scleropages formosus chromosome 6, fSclFor1.1, whole genome shotgun sequence includes the following:
- the golga2 gene encoding golgin subfamily A member 2 isoform X1, whose protein sequence is MADQSRQTKLAAAKKKLKEFQQKSSPPPGVTGSKKKKKQKAESRTDTPTEERRSPDNALSDGEGRGSPDVPPADTLCGEPTHAPPMSNPANTANSDTTSDDATAQRNSIQDANCSENSLEDDRPLSSTESLRQLSQQLNGLLSESPSSYVNGDSSVTSTSEKQLEARNQELAAALDSSRLTNSQLSAKLEQLMQQSQELSEQLQKERKEFEQKFVKEQGAMREQLQVHIQTIGILVSEKSELQTALSYTQQAARQKTVEAEELSNRLQASKQRVSELERTLSSVSTQQKQFEKHNKELEKERDSLRLEVYRFNQANEEVKQQSSEVSEQLKLRMNENSAMRLELEELRKRLEMADLMIQQFSSQSGPPSSDQQVQMLIEEKLQMESHAAQLLESVAQLQRERDQYAIQIQEEGLVWKDKTEQLLSQVTLLSEERDRLSVQIQELESQVTDLKTSAAIVSLEAEPQDPAQSAGPSDTELALQETVCSLQQEKEALSSQYQAQVHDNEQLSRLCQEQEARLLELEREAERRAEEVEDRRRILEDVQSDKATLSRALTQNRELKEQLAELQNGFVKLTNENMELTSGLQSEQHVKKELARKMGELQEDLHHVKEQLEAKAQEVQAVLEQRDQYLAHLQQYTTGYQQLAVEREDFHRRLLQQTQLMDRLQHDEVQSKVQLDLSRKQLEEAQAKLNQLAKDNEDLKAEVRELLNNTDLFVQSREQGDGLESQSFQKNFQKSSITIPEDFESKEDMEQFLISTLSQLEAQRDETHQRLEEEQRLHKAALQQLAALSKEHQHHISDSAPGGAGVPMEVHEALHAAMEKLQVRFTALMQEKADLRERVEELEHRCIQLSGETDTIGEYIALYQNQRAIMKQKHMEKEQYINMLAKDKEEMKAKLAELQELVLRLVSERNDWHSRYIGATNNPDLLPGGTEPGLPAQRRMELNAVDGPETINMNTAMDLASCHGPLSKLDTQQDPQRVLENQEARLLRPREDGTARQIMQLLQEIQNPQARPAPFLGENPCIPFFYRADEHDEVKILVI, encoded by the exons ATGGCAGACCAGAGTAGGCAGACTAAACTCGCAGCGGCCAAGAAAAAG CTGAAGGAGTTTCAGCAGAAGAGCAGCCCTCCACCTGGGGTCACAGGatccaagaagaagaagaagcaaaagGCAGAGAGTCGCACAGACACACCAACAGAGGAGAGGCGCTCCCCTGACAAT GCTCTCAGCGATGGGGAGGGCCGGGGGTCCCCGGATGTCCCTCCTGCTGACACTTTGTGTGGAGAGCCCACCCACGCCCCACCCATGTCTAACCCTGCTAATACTGCTAACTCTGATACCACCAGTGATGATGCTACAGCCCAG CGGAATTCCATCCAGGATGCAAACTGCAGTGAAAACTCACTGGAAGATGATAG GCCTCTGTCATCCACAGAAAGTCTGCGTCAACTCTCCCAGCAGCTCAATGGCCTGCTTTCTGAG TCACCATCATCCTATGTGAACGGGGACAGTTCCGTGACATCCACCAGTGAAAAGCAACTTGAG GCTCGAAACCAGGAGCTGGCAGCTGCCCTCGACTCCAGCCGTCTAACAAACTCTCAGCTCAGTGCAAAGCTAGAACAGTTG ATGCAGCAGTCCCAGGAGCTttcagagcagctgcagaag GAACGAAAGGAATTTGAACAGAAGTTTGTCAAGGAACAAGGAGCAATGCGAGAACAGCTGCAA GTCCACATCCAGACCATCGGTATCCTGGTGTCAGAGAAGTCTGAGCTGCAGACTGCCTTGTCTTACACACAGCAGGCCGCCAGGCAGAAGACTG tgGAGGCAGAAGAATTGAGCAACCGATTGCAGGCAAGCAAGCAGAGGGTGTCGGAGCTTGAGAGAACCCTTTCATCTGTGTCTACACAGCAGAAGCAGTTTGAGAAG CACAATAAAGAACTGGAAAAGGAGAGAGACAGCCTCAGACTTGAAGTGTACAGATTCAA TCAGGCCAATGAGGAGGTCAAGCAACAGAGCTCTGAAGTGTCTGAACAGCTGAAGCTACGAATGAATGAGAATTCAGCCATGCGACTTGAATTGGAGGAACTGCGAAAGAGGCTAGAGATGGCTGACCTCATGATACAACAG TTCTCCAGCCAGTCTGGACCACCCAGCTCTGACCAGCAGGTGCAGATGCTCATAGAGGAAAAGCTTCAGATGGAATCTCATGCAGCACAG CTGCTTGAGTCTGTTGCACAACTGCAGAGGGAAAGGGACCAGTATGCCATACAGATCCAGGAGGAAGGCCTCGTGTGGAAGGACAAAACAGAGCAGCTGCTCTCTCAG GTGACACTGCTGTCAGAGGAGAGAGACAGGCTTTCAGTACAGATCCAGGAACTGGAGTCTCAGGTTACAGATTTGAAGACCTCTGCAG CTATAGTGTCCCTGGAAGCAGAGCCCCAGGACCCAGCACAGTCTGCAGGGCCCTCAGATACTGAGCTGGCTCTCCAAGAGACCGTGTGTTCTTTGCAGCAGGAAAAGGAGGCACTCAGCTCACAGTACCAGGCACAG GTACATGACAATGAACAACTAAGCCGACTTTGCCAAGAGCAGGAGGCGAGGTTGTTAGAGCTGGAGCGTGAGGCAGAACGCCGGGCAGAAGAAGTAGAGGACCGCCGGCGAATCTTGGAGGATGTACAGAGTGACAAGGCTACTCTGAGCCGTGCACTCACACAGAACCGGGAGCTGAAGGAACAGCTGGCTGAGCTGCAGAATGGCTTTGTCAAATTG ACTAATGAGAACATGGAGCTTACAAGTGGGCTACAGTCAGAGCAGCATGTGAAGAAGGAGCTAGCTCGTAAGATGGGTGAACTACAGGAGGATCTGCACCATGTCAAAGAGCAG TTGGAGGCAAAGGCTCAGGAAGTGCAAGCAGTGCTTGAGCAACGTGACCAGTACTTggcccacctccagcagtacaCGACAGGTTACCAGCAGTTGGCAGTCGAACGTGAGGACTTCCATCGGCGCCTTCTTCAACAGACGCAGCTAATGGACCGGCTGCAGCATGATGAGGTGCAGAGCAAAGTGCAGCTAGACCTCAGCCgcaagcagctggaggaagccCAG GCAAAGCTGAACCAGCTAGCCAAGGACAATGAAGACCTGAAAGCAGAGGTGCGAGAGCTGCTTAACAACACAGACCTGTTTGTACAATCCAGGGAACAAG GTGATGGGCTAGAGAGTCAGTCCTTCCAAAAGAACTTTCAAAAGTCATCCATCACCATTCCAGAGGACTTTGAAAGCAAAGAAGACATG GAACAGTTCCTGATCTCTACCCTCTCCCAGCTGGAGGCCCAGAGGGATGAAACTCAtcagaggctggaggaggagcaacGGCTACACAAGGCAGCGCTCCAACAGCTGGCAGCATTGAGCAAGGAGCACCAGCACCACATCTCAG ACTCAGCCCCCGGTGGGGCTGGTGTGCCCATGGAAGTGCATGAGGCTCTGCACGCAGCCATGGAAAAGCTGCAAGTACGCTTCACAGCGCTGATGCAGGAGAAAGCTGACCTGCGTGAGAgggtggaggagctggagcaccGGTGCATCCAGCTGTCTGGGGAGACGGATACCATTG GAGAGTACATTGCCCTTTACCAGAACCAAAGAGCCATCATGAAGCAGAAGCACATGGAGAAGGAGCAGTACATTAACATGCTGGCTAAAGACAAGGAGGAGATGAAG GCCAAGCTGGCAGAACTGCAGGAGCTAGTACTACGGCTGGTGAGCGAGAGGAACGATTGGCACAGCCGCTACATCGGTGCCACCAACAACCCTGACCTGCTGCCTGGAGGCACTGAACCAGGCCTTCCAGCCCAGAGGCGTATGGAGCTTAATGCCGTTGATGGGCCAG AGACCATAAACATGAACACAGCGATGGACCTAGCTTCATGTCATGGACCCTTGTCAAAACTGGATACACAGCAGGACCCCCAGCGGGTACTAGAGAACCAGGAGGCACGGTTGCTCAGGCCCCGTGAGGATGGCACAGCCAGGCAAATCATGCAGCTGTTGCAGGAGATTCAGAACCCACAGGCCCGGCCTGCGCCCTTCCTGGGCGAGAACCCATGCATCCCGTTCTTTTACCGAGCTGATGAGCACGATGAGGTCAAGATCCTGGTGATTTGA
- the golga2 gene encoding golgin subfamily A member 2 isoform X3, whose protein sequence is MADQSRQTKLAAAKKKLKEFQQKSSPPPGVTGSKKKKKQKAESRTDTPTEERRSPDNIQNLLKVLVSDHSLINGVTLPPFVNSQRNSIQDANCSENSLEDDRPLSSTESLRQLSQQLNGLLSESPSSYVNGDSSVTSTSEKQLEARNQELAAALDSSRLTNSQLSAKLEQLMQQSQELSEQLQKERKEFEQKFVKEQGAMREQLQVHIQTIGILVSEKSELQTALSYTQQAARQKTVEAEELSNRLQASKQRVSELERTLSSVSTQQKQFEKHNKELEKERDSLRLEVYRFNQANEEVKQQSSEVSEQLKLRMNENSAMRLELEELRKRLEMADLMIQQFSSQSGPPSSDQQVQMLIEEKLQMESHAAQLLESVAQLQRERDQYAIQIQEEGLVWKDKTEQLLSQVTLLSEERDRLSVQIQELESQVTDLKTSAAIVSLEAEPQDPAQSAGPSDTELALQETVCSLQQEKEALSSQYQAQVHDNEQLSRLCQEQEARLLELEREAERRAEEVEDRRRILEDVQSDKATLSRALTQNRELKEQLAELQNGFVKLTNENMELTSGLQSEQHVKKELARKMGELQEDLHHVKEQLEAKAQEVQAVLEQRDQYLAHLQQYTTGYQQLAVEREDFHRRLLQQTQLMDRLQHDEVQSKVQLDLSRKQLEEAQAKLNQLAKDNEDLKAEVRELLNNTDLFVQSREQGDGLESQSFQKNFQKSSITIPEDFESKEDMEQFLISTLSQLEAQRDETHQRLEEEQRLHKAALQQLAALSKEHQHHISDSAPGGAGVPMEVHEALHAAMEKLQVRFTALMQEKADLRERVEELEHRCIQLSGETDTIGEYIALYQNQRAIMKQKHMEKEQYINMLAKDKEEMKAKLAELQELVLRLVSERNDWHSRYIGATNNPDLLPGGTEPGLPAQRRMELNAVDGPETINMNTAMDLASCHGPLSKLDTQQDPQRVLENQEARLLRPREDGTARQIMQLLQEIQNPQARPAPFLGENPCIPFFYRADEHDEVKILVI, encoded by the exons ATGGCAGACCAGAGTAGGCAGACTAAACTCGCAGCGGCCAAGAAAAAG CTGAAGGAGTTTCAGCAGAAGAGCAGCCCTCCACCTGGGGTCACAGGatccaagaagaagaagaagcaaaagGCAGAGAGTCGCACAGACACACCAACAGAGGAGAGGCGCTCCCCTGACAAT ATTCAGAACCTTCTGAAAGTTCTGGTGTCTGATCATAGTCTCATTAATGGAGTCACTCTGCCTCCATTTGTTAACAGTCAG CGGAATTCCATCCAGGATGCAAACTGCAGTGAAAACTCACTGGAAGATGATAG GCCTCTGTCATCCACAGAAAGTCTGCGTCAACTCTCCCAGCAGCTCAATGGCCTGCTTTCTGAG TCACCATCATCCTATGTGAACGGGGACAGTTCCGTGACATCCACCAGTGAAAAGCAACTTGAG GCTCGAAACCAGGAGCTGGCAGCTGCCCTCGACTCCAGCCGTCTAACAAACTCTCAGCTCAGTGCAAAGCTAGAACAGTTG ATGCAGCAGTCCCAGGAGCTttcagagcagctgcagaag GAACGAAAGGAATTTGAACAGAAGTTTGTCAAGGAACAAGGAGCAATGCGAGAACAGCTGCAA GTCCACATCCAGACCATCGGTATCCTGGTGTCAGAGAAGTCTGAGCTGCAGACTGCCTTGTCTTACACACAGCAGGCCGCCAGGCAGAAGACTG tgGAGGCAGAAGAATTGAGCAACCGATTGCAGGCAAGCAAGCAGAGGGTGTCGGAGCTTGAGAGAACCCTTTCATCTGTGTCTACACAGCAGAAGCAGTTTGAGAAG CACAATAAAGAACTGGAAAAGGAGAGAGACAGCCTCAGACTTGAAGTGTACAGATTCAA TCAGGCCAATGAGGAGGTCAAGCAACAGAGCTCTGAAGTGTCTGAACAGCTGAAGCTACGAATGAATGAGAATTCAGCCATGCGACTTGAATTGGAGGAACTGCGAAAGAGGCTAGAGATGGCTGACCTCATGATACAACAG TTCTCCAGCCAGTCTGGACCACCCAGCTCTGACCAGCAGGTGCAGATGCTCATAGAGGAAAAGCTTCAGATGGAATCTCATGCAGCACAG CTGCTTGAGTCTGTTGCACAACTGCAGAGGGAAAGGGACCAGTATGCCATACAGATCCAGGAGGAAGGCCTCGTGTGGAAGGACAAAACAGAGCAGCTGCTCTCTCAG GTGACACTGCTGTCAGAGGAGAGAGACAGGCTTTCAGTACAGATCCAGGAACTGGAGTCTCAGGTTACAGATTTGAAGACCTCTGCAG CTATAGTGTCCCTGGAAGCAGAGCCCCAGGACCCAGCACAGTCTGCAGGGCCCTCAGATACTGAGCTGGCTCTCCAAGAGACCGTGTGTTCTTTGCAGCAGGAAAAGGAGGCACTCAGCTCACAGTACCAGGCACAG GTACATGACAATGAACAACTAAGCCGACTTTGCCAAGAGCAGGAGGCGAGGTTGTTAGAGCTGGAGCGTGAGGCAGAACGCCGGGCAGAAGAAGTAGAGGACCGCCGGCGAATCTTGGAGGATGTACAGAGTGACAAGGCTACTCTGAGCCGTGCACTCACACAGAACCGGGAGCTGAAGGAACAGCTGGCTGAGCTGCAGAATGGCTTTGTCAAATTG ACTAATGAGAACATGGAGCTTACAAGTGGGCTACAGTCAGAGCAGCATGTGAAGAAGGAGCTAGCTCGTAAGATGGGTGAACTACAGGAGGATCTGCACCATGTCAAAGAGCAG TTGGAGGCAAAGGCTCAGGAAGTGCAAGCAGTGCTTGAGCAACGTGACCAGTACTTggcccacctccagcagtacaCGACAGGTTACCAGCAGTTGGCAGTCGAACGTGAGGACTTCCATCGGCGCCTTCTTCAACAGACGCAGCTAATGGACCGGCTGCAGCATGATGAGGTGCAGAGCAAAGTGCAGCTAGACCTCAGCCgcaagcagctggaggaagccCAG GCAAAGCTGAACCAGCTAGCCAAGGACAATGAAGACCTGAAAGCAGAGGTGCGAGAGCTGCTTAACAACACAGACCTGTTTGTACAATCCAGGGAACAAG GTGATGGGCTAGAGAGTCAGTCCTTCCAAAAGAACTTTCAAAAGTCATCCATCACCATTCCAGAGGACTTTGAAAGCAAAGAAGACATG GAACAGTTCCTGATCTCTACCCTCTCCCAGCTGGAGGCCCAGAGGGATGAAACTCAtcagaggctggaggaggagcaacGGCTACACAAGGCAGCGCTCCAACAGCTGGCAGCATTGAGCAAGGAGCACCAGCACCACATCTCAG ACTCAGCCCCCGGTGGGGCTGGTGTGCCCATGGAAGTGCATGAGGCTCTGCACGCAGCCATGGAAAAGCTGCAAGTACGCTTCACAGCGCTGATGCAGGAGAAAGCTGACCTGCGTGAGAgggtggaggagctggagcaccGGTGCATCCAGCTGTCTGGGGAGACGGATACCATTG GAGAGTACATTGCCCTTTACCAGAACCAAAGAGCCATCATGAAGCAGAAGCACATGGAGAAGGAGCAGTACATTAACATGCTGGCTAAAGACAAGGAGGAGATGAAG GCCAAGCTGGCAGAACTGCAGGAGCTAGTACTACGGCTGGTGAGCGAGAGGAACGATTGGCACAGCCGCTACATCGGTGCCACCAACAACCCTGACCTGCTGCCTGGAGGCACTGAACCAGGCCTTCCAGCCCAGAGGCGTATGGAGCTTAATGCCGTTGATGGGCCAG AGACCATAAACATGAACACAGCGATGGACCTAGCTTCATGTCATGGACCCTTGTCAAAACTGGATACACAGCAGGACCCCCAGCGGGTACTAGAGAACCAGGAGGCACGGTTGCTCAGGCCCCGTGAGGATGGCACAGCCAGGCAAATCATGCAGCTGTTGCAGGAGATTCAGAACCCACAGGCCCGGCCTGCGCCCTTCCTGGGCGAGAACCCATGCATCCCGTTCTTTTACCGAGCTGATGAGCACGATGAGGTCAAGATCCTGGTGATTTGA